A window of Lentibacillus sp. Marseille-P4043 contains these coding sequences:
- the tkt gene encoding transketolase has translation MSKDVEQLSINTIRTLAIDAIENANSGHPGLPMGAAPMAYTLWTDFMNHNPKNSKWFNRDRFVLSAGHGSMLLYGLLHLSGYNVTIDDLKGFRQWNSKTPGHPEVHHTDGVEATTGPLGQGIAMSVGMAMAEAHLAATYNQDDLSIIDHYTYALISDGDLMEGISHETASLAGHLGLGKLIALYDSNDISLDGELNRSFSDNTEERFKAYGWEVIRVEDGNDVEALRQAIKQAKENTKQPTLIEVKTIIGYGSPNKSNSAASHGAPLGKDEVKLTKEYYKWEQEDFNVPDEVYADFKEKINKQGAKSEQEWNDLFNQYQEKYPELANELELAIKGDLPDNWDKELPIYEPEKDKLATRASSGEVLNAIAQSVPNFFGGSADLAGSNKTSIKDEADFSRDNYAGRNIWFGVREHAMAAALNGMALHGGLNVYAGTFFVFSDYLRPAVRLSSIMKTPVTYVFTHDSIAVGEDGPTHEPIEQLAAFRAMPGLSLIRPADGNETQAAWRLALESTDQPTALVLTRQGLPTLEGTKEHAYEGVKKGAYVISKATKDEPDALLLATGSEVQLAVKAKKELQEIGIDVSVVSMPSWDRFNQQDEAYKNEVLPANVKARVGIEMASPFGWERYVGDNGTVIGIDTFGASAKGEKVIDEYGFTVENVVAEVKKLLSK, from the coding sequence ATGTCAAAAGATGTCGAGCAGTTATCCATTAATACAATACGAACGCTAGCAATTGACGCAATCGAAAACGCAAATTCAGGTCATCCAGGTTTGCCAATGGGTGCCGCTCCGATGGCGTATACACTGTGGACTGATTTTATGAACCACAATCCAAAAAATTCAAAATGGTTTAATCGAGACAGGTTTGTTCTTTCAGCTGGCCATGGTTCCATGCTTTTATATGGGTTGCTTCATTTATCAGGATATAATGTTACCATTGATGATTTAAAAGGATTTCGTCAATGGAATTCAAAAACACCTGGCCATCCTGAAGTACATCATACAGATGGTGTAGAAGCAACAACTGGACCTCTTGGACAAGGTATTGCAATGTCGGTAGGAATGGCAATGGCTGAAGCACACCTTGCTGCAACATATAATCAGGATGACCTTTCCATTATTGATCATTATACATATGCACTTATCAGTGATGGTGACTTAATGGAAGGTATTTCACATGAAACAGCTTCACTTGCAGGCCATCTTGGATTAGGAAAATTAATTGCTTTGTATGATTCAAATGACATTTCACTAGATGGTGAACTTAATCGATCATTCTCTGATAATACAGAAGAACGTTTTAAAGCATACGGTTGGGAAGTTATTAGGGTGGAAGATGGAAATGATGTAGAAGCATTGCGTCAGGCCATAAAACAAGCAAAAGAAAATACCAAGCAACCGACATTAATTGAGGTAAAAACAATTATCGGCTATGGTTCACCTAATAAATCAAATTCCGCAGCATCACATGGTGCACCACTTGGTAAAGATGAAGTCAAATTAACAAAAGAGTATTATAAGTGGGAACAGGAAGACTTCAATGTTCCAGATGAAGTATATGCTGACTTCAAAGAAAAAATTAATAAACAAGGTGCTAAATCGGAACAAGAATGGAACGACCTTTTTAACCAATATCAGGAAAAATATCCTGAATTAGCGAATGAACTCGAGCTAGCAATAAAAGGTGATCTACCAGACAATTGGGACAAAGAATTACCAATATACGAACCGGAAAAAGATAAACTAGCAACAAGGGCCTCCTCTGGTGAAGTATTAAATGCGATTGCTCAATCTGTACCAAATTTCTTTGGTGGAAGTGCTGATTTAGCAGGATCGAATAAAACAAGCATTAAGGATGAGGCGGATTTTTCACGTGATAACTATGCTGGACGAAATATCTGGTTTGGTGTACGGGAACATGCAATGGCAGCCGCATTAAATGGAATGGCATTACATGGTGGATTAAATGTATATGCTGGTACCTTCTTCGTGTTTAGTGACTATTTGCGACCTGCTGTAAGGTTATCGTCTATTATGAAGACACCAGTAACATATGTGTTCACCCATGATTCGATCGCGGTTGGGGAAGATGGTCCAACCCACGAACCAATTGAACAACTAGCAGCTTTCCGCGCAATGCCGGGACTTTCACTTATTCGCCCAGCAGACGGCAACGAAACTCAAGCTGCCTGGCGTTTGGCATTGGAATCTACAGATCAGCCAACAGCTTTAGTACTAACTCGTCAAGGGCTGCCAACATTAGAGGGAACAAAGGAACATGCATATGAAGGTGTCAAAAAAGGCGCCTATGTGATTAGCAAAGCAACAAAAGATGAACCAGATGCATTGTTGCTTGCAACTGGGTCAGAAGTTCAATTAGCAGTGAAAGCCAAAAAAGAACTTCAAGAAATAGGTATTGATGTCAGTGTTGTAAGCATGCCTTCATGGGATCGATTTAATCAACAGGACGAAGCATACAAAAATGAAGTATTACCAGCAAACGTTAAGGCTCGGGTAGGAATCGAGATGGCTTCACCATTCGGCTGGGAACGCTATGTTGGCGATAACGGTACTGTTATTGGTATCGATACATTTGGCGCTTCTGCAAAAGGTGAAAAAGTTATCGATGAATATGGCTTCACTGTAGAAAATGTTGTTGCAGAAGTTAAAAAATTATTATCTAAATAA
- a CDS encoding YneB family resolvase-like protein — MKAILYCRVSTDKKTQETSLARQKQELISLATRYEFTVVEIIEEQASGYDIDRDGIFQLLDYFSANKADCLLIQDETRLGRGNTKIALFHQLHKLNISIYTAIQDGQLELSESDSMVLQIVGIVEEYQRRIHNTKIRRGMKKAIHEGYDPSKNLTHRNQAPGRERKTFPIEEVVKLRQKNLTFEEIANTLNGMGHSVSKATVHRRYQEHQEHQEHLNA; from the coding sequence GATAAAAAAACGCAGGAAACATCTTTAGCACGACAAAAGCAGGAACTCATCAGTCTTGCAACACGTTATGAATTCACTGTTGTTGAGATAATCGAAGAGCAAGCAAGTGGTTACGATATAGACCGTGATGGTATATTTCAGCTACTTGATTACTTTTCTGCCAATAAAGCGGATTGTTTACTGATCCAGGACGAAACTAGGTTAGGGAGAGGGAATACAAAAATTGCGTTATTTCATCAACTGCATAAATTGAATATATCGATATACACTGCAATTCAGGACGGACAGTTGGAACTATCCGAATCCGATTCAATGGTTTTACAAATTGTCGGAATTGTTGAGGAGTATCAGCGGAGGATTCACAATACAAAAATTAGACGGGGAATGAAAAAAGCCATTCACGAAGGTTATGATCCAAGTAAGAATTTAACACATCGCAATCAAGCGCCTGGTAGAGAAAGAAAAACATTCCCTATTGAAGAAGTTGTCAAACTGAGACAGAAGAATTTAACCTTTGAGGAAATTGCTAATACACTAAATGGCATGGGACATTCGGTTTCCAAAGCAACGGTTCATCGAAGATATCAAGAACATCAAGAACATCAAGAACATCTTAACGCTTGA
- a CDS encoding DUF896 domain-containing protein: MIAKEKLDRINKLANKSKTEGLTDKEKKEQKELRQEYLQNVRKSFKNQFKTMTVVDREGNDVTPQKLRDLQGKNKDQ, translated from the coding sequence ATGATAGCCAAAGAGAAATTAGATAGAATAAATAAATTAGCTAATAAGTCGAAAACTGAAGGGTTGACAGACAAGGAAAAAAAAGAACAAAAAGAACTCAGGCAAGAATATTTACAAAACGTTCGTAAATCCTTTAAAAATCAATTTAAAACAATGACTGTTGTTGACCGCGAAGGCAATGATGTTACACCACAAAAGTTGCGTGACCTGCAAGGAAAAAATAAAGATCAATAA